A window of the Scytonema millei VB511283 genome harbors these coding sequences:
- a CDS encoding protein kinase domain-containing protein, which produces MENCYKKDCNLPKNTNHFLENQFVQQILVVLNTLHQQNIIHRDIKPSNIIKRECDNQFVLIDFGAVKQLDTNSQFPEQPTQTKIITSEYLPLEQWAGKLSFNSDIYALGITAAQFLTGSHRSEFKRDDKDRLVLTEAIALAIC; this is translated from the coding sequence ATCGAGAATTGCTATAAAAAGGACTGTAATTTACCGAAAAATACCAACCATTTTCTTGAAAATCAATTTGTACAACAGATTTTAGTGGTTTTAAACACGCTACATCAACAAAACATTATTCATCGTGACATCAAACCATCTAACATCATTAAAAGAGAATGCGATAATCAATTTGTTTTAATTGATTTTGGTGCAGTCAAACAATTAGATACTAATTCTCAATTCCCCGAACAACCAACTCAGACTAAAATTATTACATCCGAATACCTACCTCTAGAACAATGGGCGGGAAAACTCAGCTTCAACAGCGACATTTATGCGTTGGGAATTACAGCAGCTCAATTCTTGACGGGAAGTCATCGCAGCGAATTTAAACGAGACGATAAAGATAGGTTAGTTTTAACCGAGGCGATCGCACTTGCGATCTGTTAG